The proteins below are encoded in one region of Myxococcales bacterium:
- a CDS encoding DUF455 family protein: protein MNSATTSADGWTAPGRAPPDGTIERWCFDFIVSTDLSTKLSPARPPALDDERSWESTPKERCIERPGRPAALRLIEKSRGTPHPEALAEARSRGKLFHLFAHHELQAAELFAWALLRFPTAPRAFRAGLVRLCAEELTHLKLYLGHMRELGTEFGAYPVRDWFWDRVPACASPAAFVALQGLGLEGANLDHTQRFASQFRAAGDERGARILEHVDRDEIGHVLFAKKWFEHFSGAPLTFEAWRAALPAPLTPAVLQGRPLNRDSRTRAGFDAGFLDALAAVPPVGGKRPK from the coding sequence ATGAACAGCGCAACCACCAGCGCCGACGGTTGGACCGCACCGGGGCGAGCTCCGCCCGATGGGACCATCGAGCGTTGGTGTTTCGACTTCATCGTGAGCACGGACCTGTCCACCAAGCTCTCTCCGGCCCGCCCGCCCGCGCTCGACGACGAGCGCTCCTGGGAGTCCACTCCCAAGGAGCGCTGCATCGAGCGCCCGGGGCGCCCCGCGGCACTGCGCCTGATCGAAAAGAGTCGCGGGACGCCCCACCCCGAAGCGCTGGCGGAGGCGCGCTCGCGCGGCAAATTGTTCCACCTCTTTGCCCACCACGAGCTGCAGGCGGCCGAGCTCTTTGCGTGGGCGCTGCTCAGGTTTCCGACTGCACCGCGAGCGTTTCGTGCTGGCCTCGTGCGCTTGTGCGCCGAGGAGTTGACGCACCTCAAGTTGTACTTGGGGCACATGCGCGAGCTCGGAACGGAGTTCGGCGCGTACCCCGTCCGCGACTGGTTCTGGGATCGTGTCCCGGCCTGCGCGAGCCCCGCCGCGTTCGTTGCGCTGCAGGGTCTCGGCTTGGAGGGCGCGAACCTGGATCATACCCAGCGTTTCGCGAGCCAGTTCCGCGCGGCCGGCGACGAACGCGGCGCGCGCATCCTGGAGCACGTCGACCGAGACGAGATTGGACACGTGCTGTTTGCAAAGAAGTGGTTCGAGCATTTCAGCGGGGCCCCGCTCACGTTCGAAGCTTGGCGCGCGGCGCTGCCCGCACCCCTGACACCTGCGGTGCTCCAGGGGCGCCCACTCAATCGCGACTCGCGGACACGCGCCGGTTTCGACGCAGGGTTTCTGGATGCCCTCGCGGCCGTCCCGCCGGTGGGGGGCAAGAGGCCCAAGTGA
- a CDS encoding NHL repeat-containing protein, which translates to MRPWRAFLLGSSIAAFASTLSVGAAAYDADHVFITNRGGNNVLELDASLNYVKSWFDGAGLSVPNGMAFDPSDRIYVADTGNNRIVVFNAAGAQVTSWDTGALLAPQVESLNFNAAGRLFASANAGNGTVASWKSDGSDPQVFVKDNAYLNLGNVNFSATGNVLLADFSGSHGVRELHPTTGALLKEFGLGTSKHEDMVLDADDNIFVSAFTQNKVLKFDATRTQVGTYSPPGLVQPTGIVLTAACKLLVASFGTDEIFELDYDGSFIKKFKVPGLSLPESLVIAKLSVAGSISIGNPVPKCSGLDAGVGGAGGSGGGGPSGGAAGSGGAGGTSGGSGGVSGSAGASGGTTSGGGAGGGASGGASGSGAAPPKGGTTSGDDGGCGCRTTGRETNDTAFAWLTLLGFAIRLRIADSRH; encoded by the coding sequence ATGCGACCCTGGCGCGCGTTTCTCCTTGGCTCGTCCATCGCGGCGTTTGCTTCGACCCTCAGCGTAGGTGCAGCAGCCTACGACGCCGACCACGTCTTCATCACCAATCGCGGTGGGAACAACGTGCTCGAGCTCGACGCGAGCCTGAACTACGTGAAGAGCTGGTTCGACGGCGCCGGGCTCAGTGTGCCAAATGGGATGGCGTTCGATCCTTCGGATCGCATCTACGTCGCCGACACCGGTAACAATCGCATCGTGGTGTTCAACGCCGCCGGCGCTCAGGTGACGAGCTGGGACACCGGAGCGCTCCTGGCCCCACAGGTCGAGAGCCTGAACTTCAACGCCGCCGGCCGACTCTTCGCCAGCGCGAACGCGGGCAACGGTACGGTCGCGAGCTGGAAGAGTGACGGCAGCGATCCGCAAGTGTTCGTCAAGGACAACGCTTACCTGAACCTCGGCAACGTGAACTTCTCGGCAACCGGCAACGTGTTGCTCGCCGATTTTTCCGGCTCGCATGGCGTGCGCGAGCTGCACCCGACGACCGGCGCGTTGCTCAAGGAGTTCGGCCTGGGCACGAGCAAACACGAGGACATGGTGCTCGACGCCGACGACAACATCTTCGTCTCCGCGTTCACGCAGAACAAGGTCCTGAAGTTCGACGCGACCCGCACTCAAGTTGGAACGTACTCGCCCCCCGGCCTGGTGCAGCCCACCGGCATCGTGCTCACGGCCGCTTGCAAGCTGCTCGTGGCGTCGTTCGGCACGGACGAGATCTTCGAGCTCGACTACGACGGCAGCTTCATCAAGAAGTTCAAGGTCCCGGGACTCTCGCTGCCCGAGAGTCTGGTGATCGCCAAGCTGTCGGTCGCGGGCTCGATCTCCATCGGCAATCCGGTGCCCAAATGCTCGGGGCTCGACGCCGGTGTCGGCGGCGCGGGCGGCTCGGGGGGCGGCGGCCCGAGCGGAGGGGCGGCCGGCAGCGGTGGGGCCGGTGGCACGAGCGGAGGCTCGGGGGGCGTCAGCGGCAGCGCGGGCGCGAGCGGCGGAACGACGAGCGGCGGCGGCGCGGGTGGCGGCGCAAGTGGCGGGGCGAGCGGGTCGGGCGCTGCTCCACCCAAGGGCGGAACGACCTCCGGCGACGACGGCGGCTGCGGTTGCCGCACGACCGGCCGCGAGACGAATGACACCGCTTTCGCGTGGCTCACGCTGCTCGGTTTCGCAATTCGGTTGCGAATTGCGGATTCACGACACTAG
- a CDS encoding metallophosphoesterase translates to MSQTRFGYSLPAAQHNLLVLSDVHLGSDLVQHLQPDAPMRSAASLRRDRDLSALLDWYRERPERDRPWRLVIAGDLVDFVGMSVSGDGEELSTEPNEDEREHGLGSAVDHTLAKLRRVAEHHRDVFAALGRFVAAGNTLVVVRGNHDVDFHWEPVQAAFRRVLAKHGAPTAAIEFAEWFYYEEGAVYIEHGHQYDTFCSYEHVLFPVEPSDPKRSARSLSDVLLRYVVRPTRGMRESGHDTASAIDYVRFGLRLGVRGILGLGARFAVAVAMLVGQWREHMSDATGWVRAEHERKMALLAEARQLSLVKLKALAKLQRPPITQSVIRLLAGVMVDRVAMSVAASVALIWFLVARWTVTLGIATAASLALIGLVSFLWRRARGNIDASTALRDGAARVGSVFPAAFIVMGHTHLPELRPTSHDSTYVNLGAWAEEEMGDGEATSLPATRTHLVVNLSDEQPTAALLSWDNERGPRRY, encoded by the coding sequence GTGAGCCAAACTAGGTTTGGGTATTCCTTGCCTGCGGCCCAGCACAACCTCCTCGTCCTCTCCGACGTTCACCTCGGCAGTGATCTCGTGCAGCACTTGCAGCCCGACGCGCCGATGCGGAGCGCCGCGAGCCTGCGCCGCGATCGTGATCTGTCTGCCCTGCTCGACTGGTACCGCGAGCGTCCGGAGCGCGACCGCCCTTGGCGCCTGGTGATCGCCGGTGATCTGGTGGACTTCGTCGGCATGAGTGTCTCGGGCGATGGGGAGGAGCTCTCCACCGAACCCAACGAGGACGAGCGCGAGCACGGCCTCGGCAGCGCCGTCGATCACACCCTGGCCAAGCTGCGCCGCGTCGCCGAGCACCATCGCGACGTGTTCGCGGCCCTCGGGCGGTTCGTCGCCGCGGGAAACACCCTGGTCGTGGTGCGCGGCAACCACGACGTCGATTTCCACTGGGAGCCGGTGCAGGCGGCCTTCCGCCGAGTCCTGGCGAAACACGGCGCGCCGACCGCCGCGATCGAGTTCGCGGAGTGGTTCTACTACGAAGAGGGCGCCGTCTACATCGAGCACGGCCACCAGTACGACACCTTCTGTTCCTACGAACACGTGCTCTTCCCCGTCGAGCCCTCGGATCCCAAACGCTCCGCGCGTTCACTCTCGGACGTGTTGCTTCGCTACGTCGTGCGTCCCACCCGCGGCATGCGTGAGTCCGGACACGACACCGCCAGCGCCATCGACTACGTGCGCTTCGGTCTGCGCCTGGGAGTCCGCGGCATCCTCGGCCTTGGGGCACGCTTTGCGGTCGCCGTTGCGATGCTCGTGGGCCAGTGGCGCGAGCACATGAGCGACGCGACCGGCTGGGTGCGAGCGGAGCACGAGCGCAAGATGGCGCTCCTGGCCGAGGCCCGACAGCTCAGCCTGGTGAAGCTGAAGGCGCTGGCCAAACTCCAGCGTCCGCCGATCACGCAGAGTGTGATCCGACTCCTGGCCGGGGTGATGGTCGACCGCGTCGCGATGAGCGTTGCGGCAAGCGTGGCTCTGATCTGGTTCCTGGTAGCCCGCTGGACCGTAACCCTCGGCATCGCCACGGCAGCGAGCCTCGCGCTCATTGGTCTCGTGAGCTTTCTCTGGCGTCGAGCCCGCGGCAACATCGACGCAAGCACCGCCCTCCGAGACGGAGCGGCGCGGGTCGGGAGTGTGTTTCCGGCAGCGTTCATCGTGATGGGGCACACCCACCTGCCCGAGCTCCGCCCGACGAGCCACGACTCCACCTACGTCAACCTCGGCGCGTGGGCCGAGGAAGAGATGGGGGATGGCGAGGCGACCAGCCTCCCGGCGACCCGTACGCACCTGGTCGTGAATCTGTCCGACGAACAGCCCACCGCCGCGCTCTTGTCCTGGGACAACGAGCGTGGGCCGCGGCGTTACTAG
- a CDS encoding VWA domain-containing protein: MRTLAVGGVGVLSLALGLVACSSSDDGGAGEIGPHATGGFGAASAGGAGGYSSGFGGSSGGWSGAAGAGYGGGGGGFFDAGAASGGSGGQAGAPPTDLNDGGAPDAADADLCAALDASKQAVFFLSADDSNSMASPVIARRLIHDHQAPPAWMLRTYEFLNYYNVGYPAAPSGSLSVVTELGAGDTPGSYDLQIGVASPAASKPRRPMVLTFVLDTSGSMAGEPIILERAAVKAIAAQLAPGDLISMVTWNTAQQVLLSNHVASGPNDPKVVALAEGISAGGGTDLQGGLAKGYALAQKSFDPGKLNRVVVISDGMANVGITDEKLIGDGAQLNDGDGIYLVGVGVGAGINDTLMNTVTDAGRGAYVYLDTAAEAQKMFGKRFDETMDVAARAVGVELRMPWYMGIQQFFGEEYSTDPEQIEPQHLAPNDAMVFNQIVAPCSPTALDAADPVEVVVRWQTPISHQKMEKSVNTTLGALQASTPVYLGKAKAIIAFAEALRHPATAKVDLAKAKQLALAANPGGVDAELNEIQSLIDAAIPLY, translated from the coding sequence ATGCGAACACTGGCCGTCGGAGGAGTGGGAGTCTTGAGTTTGGCGCTGGGGCTGGTCGCCTGTTCGAGCTCGGACGACGGCGGGGCTGGTGAGATCGGACCGCACGCTACGGGTGGGTTCGGAGCCGCGAGTGCGGGCGGCGCAGGCGGTTACTCGAGCGGTTTCGGCGGTTCGTCCGGCGGCTGGTCCGGCGCTGCGGGGGCTGGATATGGCGGCGGCGGCGGCGGTTTCTTCGACGCCGGCGCGGCGAGCGGAGGCTCGGGCGGGCAGGCAGGGGCTCCGCCCACCGATCTGAACGACGGCGGCGCCCCGGACGCCGCGGACGCGGACCTCTGCGCAGCGCTCGACGCCAGCAAACAAGCGGTGTTCTTCCTGTCCGCGGACGACTCCAACTCGATGGCGTCCCCGGTGATCGCCCGCCGTCTGATCCACGATCATCAAGCGCCGCCGGCGTGGATGCTGAGGACCTACGAGTTCCTGAACTACTACAATGTGGGCTATCCCGCGGCCCCCAGCGGCTCGCTGTCCGTCGTGACCGAGCTTGGGGCTGGCGACACGCCCGGGAGCTATGATCTTCAGATCGGGGTCGCCTCACCGGCGGCGAGCAAACCGCGCCGGCCGATGGTGCTCACCTTCGTGCTCGACACCTCGGGCTCGATGGCGGGCGAGCCCATCATCCTCGAGCGCGCCGCGGTGAAGGCCATTGCCGCGCAGCTCGCACCTGGAGATCTGATCAGCATGGTGACCTGGAACACCGCGCAGCAAGTGCTGCTGTCCAACCACGTCGCCTCGGGGCCGAATGACCCGAAGGTGGTGGCGCTCGCAGAGGGCATCAGCGCGGGCGGGGGCACGGATCTGCAGGGCGGCCTGGCCAAGGGTTACGCGCTCGCGCAGAAGAGCTTCGACCCGGGCAAGCTCAACCGCGTCGTGGTCATCAGTGATGGCATGGCCAACGTCGGCATCACGGACGAGAAGCTCATCGGCGATGGCGCGCAGCTCAACGATGGCGACGGTATCTACCTGGTCGGCGTCGGGGTCGGTGCTGGCATCAATGACACGCTGATGAACACCGTGACCGATGCCGGCCGAGGTGCCTACGTCTACCTGGACACGGCCGCCGAGGCTCAGAAGATGTTCGGCAAGCGCTTCGACGAGACCATGGATGTCGCCGCGCGAGCAGTGGGGGTCGAGCTTCGTATGCCCTGGTACATGGGCATTCAGCAGTTTTTCGGTGAGGAGTACTCGACGGATCCCGAGCAGATCGAGCCGCAACATCTGGCGCCGAACGACGCCATGGTGTTCAACCAGATCGTCGCACCCTGTTCGCCCACCGCGCTGGACGCAGCCGATCCCGTCGAGGTCGTCGTGCGCTGGCAGACGCCGATCTCGCATCAGAAGATGGAGAAGTCCGTCAACACCACTTTGGGTGCGCTGCAGGCGAGCACACCGGTCTATCTCGGAAAGGCGAAGGCCATCATCGCGTTCGCCGAGGCCCTTAGGCACCCGGCCACGGCGAAGGTCGACCTGGCGAAGGCCAAGCAGCTTGCGCTCGCCGCGAACCCAGGCGGCGTGGACGCGGAGCTGAACGAGATCCAGTCGTTGATCGACGCAGCGATCCCGCTGTACTGA
- a CDS encoding Hsp70 family protein, with protein MRLGIDLGTTRTIVAIHDRGNFPVVTFAGPDGDSLDYFPTVTAEENGRLVHGPRAEALEQTGAPTLRSWKRLLARAHQDARIQIGTVVVSPAELVAGFLAALKHDLCSSSNVASLLEEPLEAVISVPANAHSTQRFLTLDAFRRAGFEVRAVINEPSAAGIEYAHRHASTLSSRREHVLVYDLGGGTFDAALVHLHGDHHDVAVTAGVAELGGDDFDHILCTMALERAGRPRSTTPTAELLAECRAAKESIHANTRKLVLELGALGDDAPEDPVVIPIADFYERCRPLLDRTLDALTPIVAALEEDEASGDLAGIYMVGGASGLPVVQRVVRERYGRRVHRSPHPAAATAMGCAIFAAEASGAMVLSERLARYFGVFREAEAGQRAVFDPVFEKGTPMPAEGREPVITTRRYRAAHDVGHFRFVESADVDAAGEPSGDMTPHADVRFAFDPRLDPTALPSAPVSRLVEGGPLIEERYELDAAGVVAVTITDLDRGRSARFVL; from the coding sequence ATGCGGCTCGGCATCGACCTCGGCACGACGCGCACCATCGTGGCGATCCACGACCGCGGGAACTTCCCCGTCGTCACCTTCGCCGGACCCGACGGGGACAGCCTCGACTATTTCCCCACGGTCACGGCGGAAGAGAACGGGCGGCTCGTGCATGGGCCCCGAGCCGAGGCGCTCGAACAAACCGGCGCGCCCACGCTTCGTTCGTGGAAACGGCTGCTCGCGCGCGCCCATCAAGACGCACGCATTCAGATCGGCACGGTCGTGGTGTCACCGGCCGAGCTCGTCGCCGGCTTCCTCGCGGCCCTGAAGCACGACCTGTGCTCGAGCTCGAACGTCGCTTCGCTGCTCGAAGAGCCCCTGGAGGCGGTCATCAGTGTGCCCGCGAACGCCCACTCCACTCAGCGCTTTCTGACCCTGGATGCCTTTCGCCGGGCAGGTTTCGAGGTGCGTGCGGTGATCAACGAACCGTCCGCGGCTGGCATCGAGTACGCACACCGGCACGCGAGTACGCTGTCGTCTCGACGCGAGCACGTGTTGGTCTACGACCTCGGGGGCGGAACCTTCGACGCCGCACTGGTGCACCTGCACGGCGACCATCACGACGTCGCCGTGACCGCGGGTGTCGCAGAGCTCGGTGGCGACGACTTCGATCACATCCTGTGCACGATGGCCCTCGAACGCGCGGGCCGGCCGCGGTCCACGACACCCACAGCCGAGCTGCTGGCCGAGTGCCGCGCCGCGAAGGAGTCGATCCACGCGAACACTCGGAAGCTCGTGCTCGAGCTCGGCGCCCTGGGCGACGACGCACCGGAAGACCCGGTGGTCATCCCCATCGCAGATTTCTACGAACGCTGCCGCCCGCTCCTGGACAGAACCCTCGACGCGCTCACGCCGATCGTCGCTGCTCTCGAAGAAGACGAGGCCAGTGGCGACCTGGCCGGCATCTACATGGTCGGCGGCGCGAGCGGCCTGCCGGTGGTTCAGCGCGTGGTCCGCGAGCGATACGGAAGGCGAGTCCATCGTTCGCCGCATCCGGCGGCGGCGACCGCCATGGGTTGTGCAATCTTCGCCGCCGAGGCATCCGGCGCCATGGTCCTCAGCGAGCGTCTGGCTCGCTATTTCGGGGTCTTCCGCGAGGCCGAGGCCGGACAGCGCGCGGTGTTCGATCCGGTCTTCGAGAAAGGAACGCCGATGCCGGCGGAAGGCCGCGAACCCGTGATCACCACCCGGCGCTACCGCGCGGCCCACGACGTCGGCCACTTTCGCTTCGTCGAGTCAGCCGATGTTGACGCCGCCGGCGAGCCGAGCGGCGACATGACCCCTCACGCCGACGTGCGTTTCGCCTTCGACCCGCGACTCGATCCCACTGCCCTGCCGTCGGCGCCCGTGAGCCGGCTCGTGGAGGGTGGCCCGCTGATCGAAGAGCGTTACGAGCTGGACGCCGCCGGGGTGGTCGCCGTCACCATCACGGATCTGGACCGCGGCCGAAGCGCACGTTTCGTGCTCTGA
- a CDS encoding queuosine precursor transporter: MASFVCVLLCANLIGVSKVTEVHLFGKSFAFGAGNLFFPLSYLFGDVLTEVYGYARSRKVVWAGFGALAFASFMSWVVVHLPPAAGWTGQPVIEAAFGSTWRIALASLIGYFCGEFTNSFTLAKMKVMTRGRMLWARTIGSTIVGEACDTLVFYPLAFYGTWSNELLVAVMIANYCIKVGWEVLATPLTYRVVRALKIAEREDYFDTKTKFTPFSLQT, from the coding sequence ATGGCGTCGTTCGTGTGCGTGCTCTTGTGCGCAAACCTGATCGGCGTGAGCAAGGTCACGGAGGTTCACCTCTTCGGCAAGAGCTTCGCGTTCGGTGCCGGGAACCTGTTCTTCCCGCTGTCGTATCTCTTCGGTGACGTGTTGACCGAGGTCTACGGCTACGCCCGCTCGCGCAAGGTAGTGTGGGCGGGTTTTGGTGCGCTGGCGTTTGCGTCCTTCATGAGCTGGGTCGTCGTCCACCTGCCGCCGGCCGCGGGTTGGACGGGGCAGCCGGTGATCGAGGCCGCCTTCGGCTCCACCTGGCGCATCGCGCTGGCGTCGCTCATCGGTTACTTCTGCGGTGAGTTCACCAACTCGTTCACGTTGGCCAAGATGAAGGTCATGACCCGAGGGCGCATGCTCTGGGCGCGTACCATCGGCTCGACCATCGTCGGCGAGGCCTGCGACACGCTCGTGTTCTACCCCCTCGCTTTTTATGGAACGTGGTCGAACGAGCTGCTCGTTGCGGTGATGATCGCCAACTACTGCATCAAGGTCGGTTGGGAGGTCCTTGCGACTCCGCTGACCTACCGGGTGGTGCGCGCGCTCAAGATCGCCGAGCGAGAGGACTATTTCGACACCAAGACCAAGTTCACGCCGTTCTCACTGCAAACCTGA
- a CDS encoding PLP-dependent aminotransferase family protein → MAKAPFVRVNIRPSGGRRKVNAEDIVRTLVEEVAEGRLPAGSRLPPVRALEHELGISKNTVQSAYDELCARGVLVSRERDGVFVAVSTAQTPASAVTNAPRARLLEQAIDRPRAPEPDVLQLSMVFIDPELLPRERVSECIRSVLNTPGLHSLYDPQGHAPLRDVIAKRLHARGMDVVAGDIVITTGSQQALDAVCRALAKRRIATENPVYQQAQALFASLGAELSGLRLDPFGPVPFDEWREVLARARPELLYAVTSFHNPTGRSYSTHELVRLLELANEFSFALLEDDWGSDMLSCDEYRPTLRALGGRNVMYVNSFTKKLLPSLRLGFVAGNEETVPALVAAKRVATLGNPTLIEAALCEFLERGYFDTHLAQLQAELDLRYASCLSALEALMPAGVRWTSPGGGPLIWLELPRQFGLQALAERLLARKVRIGLMSRAFQGEPHLHGFPIGYAYLRSETLHGGLEILAEELREMSRAA, encoded by the coding sequence ATGGCCAAAGCCCCGTTCGTGCGCGTGAACATCCGACCCTCCGGCGGCCGTCGCAAGGTCAACGCCGAAGACATCGTGCGCACGCTGGTCGAAGAGGTGGCCGAGGGGCGATTACCCGCCGGCTCACGCTTGCCCCCCGTGCGGGCGCTCGAACACGAGCTCGGCATCTCCAAGAACACGGTGCAGTCCGCCTACGACGAGCTGTGTGCGCGCGGAGTGCTCGTGTCGCGAGAGCGTGACGGGGTGTTCGTGGCCGTGAGTACCGCCCAGACACCAGCGTCTGCTGTGACAAATGCGCCGAGGGCACGGCTGCTCGAGCAGGCGATCGACCGGCCCCGCGCGCCCGAGCCCGACGTGCTGCAGCTCAGCATGGTCTTCATCGACCCCGAGCTCTTGCCGCGCGAGCGCGTCTCCGAGTGCATCCGCAGCGTGCTGAACACGCCGGGTCTCCACTCGCTGTACGACCCTCAGGGGCACGCGCCGCTTCGGGACGTGATCGCCAAGCGCCTGCACGCGCGGGGCATGGACGTCGTCGCGGGGGACATCGTGATCACGACGGGTTCGCAGCAAGCGCTGGACGCCGTGTGTAGGGCGCTGGCCAAACGCCGCATCGCCACCGAGAATCCGGTCTATCAGCAGGCGCAGGCTCTGTTCGCCTCGTTGGGGGCGGAGCTCTCGGGTCTGCGACTCGATCCGTTCGGACCGGTGCCGTTCGACGAGTGGCGCGAGGTGCTGGCAAGAGCGCGGCCGGAGCTATTGTACGCCGTAACGAGCTTTCACAACCCCACCGGGCGCTCGTACTCGACGCACGAGCTCGTACGCTTGCTGGAGCTGGCGAACGAGTTTTCGTTTGCGCTGCTGGAGGACGACTGGGGCTCCGACATGCTGTCGTGTGATGAATACCGGCCCACCCTGCGAGCGCTGGGTGGGCGCAACGTGATGTACGTCAACTCGTTCACCAAGAAGCTGCTGCCGTCGCTGCGCCTGGGTTTCGTCGCAGGCAACGAGGAGACGGTTCCGGCCTTGGTTGCCGCCAAACGGGTCGCGACCCTCGGCAACCCAACGCTGATCGAAGCGGCGCTGTGTGAGTTCCTCGAGCGAGGTTACTTCGATACACACCTCGCCCAGCTGCAAGCCGAGCTCGACCTGCGTTACGCGAGCTGCCTGTCGGCGCTCGAAGCTCTGATGCCGGCGGGAGTGCGCTGGACCTCACCCGGGGGTGGTCCGCTCATCTGGCTCGAGTTGCCGCGCCAGTTCGGGCTTCAAGCGCTTGCCGAGCGCCTGCTCGCGCGCAAGGTGCGCATCGGCCTGATGTCACGGGCGTTTCAGGGTGAGCCGCACCTGCACGGCTTCCCCATCGGGTACGCCTACCTTCGAAGCGAGACGCTGCACGGCGGGCTCGAGATCCTGGCCGAGGAGCTACGGGAAATGTCGAGGGCTGCGTGA
- the pdxH gene encoding pyridoxamine 5'-phosphate oxidase, translating into MNLGPHADPLSVFAAWYVEHEATAPKHPDAMLLATASATGQPSVRAVLLKGVVDGEYRFFTNLESRKGRELADNPQAALLFFWSALGRQVRIEGSVTRVSDSDADAYFATRPRASQLSALVSAQSRPTTRDELLARRSEAEARLAGAPVPRPVHWGGFALKPALFEFWIADPDRLHFRHQYRKDAAGWRHEVLAP; encoded by the coding sequence GTGAACCTCGGACCGCACGCCGATCCGCTGTCGGTCTTCGCAGCCTGGTACGTGGAGCACGAGGCAACCGCACCGAAACATCCGGACGCGATGTTGCTCGCTACGGCTTCCGCGACTGGCCAACCTTCGGTGCGGGCCGTCCTGCTCAAGGGCGTGGTCGACGGCGAGTATCGTTTTTTCACCAACCTCGAGAGTCGCAAGGGCCGAGAGCTGGCCGACAACCCGCAAGCGGCGCTGCTCTTCTTCTGGTCCGCACTCGGACGTCAGGTTCGCATCGAGGGCAGTGTCACGCGGGTCTCGGATTCGGACGCGGACGCCTACTTCGCGACCCGCCCCCGTGCGAGCCAGCTCTCCGCTCTGGTATCGGCGCAGAGTCGCCCGACCACCCGAGACGAGCTGCTCGCCCGGCGCTCCGAAGCCGAAGCGCGGCTGGCCGGAGCGCCCGTGCCCCGACCGGTCCACTGGGGTGGGTTTGCGCTGAAGCCAGCGCTGTTCGAGTTCTGGATCGCGGATCCGGACCGCTTGCATTTTCGGCATCAGTACCGGAAGGATGCCGCCGGGTGGCGGCACGAAGTCCTCGCCCCCTAG
- a CDS encoding GGDEF domain-containing protein, giving the protein MAEVVRANPPDEARRPDSGAQDFSLQHLMRRALDAASTLELRAREDQVFRSVTEQINSGVYLDEVANHIYESFRDLIPYDRIGLALLEQDDRVLRARWARAEYAPGGIGRGFAAPMKGSSLQRILETRQPRIINDLEAYLAANPHSVSTAKIRTEGVQSSLTCPLVAAGRPVGFLFFSSLQRATYEAVHVELFQGIANLLSVVVERAHTLENLASLNQELATKNRELRRANARVRHMTVTDPLTRIANRRGLTTALKMAASFSDRRGVPLSVVSFDVDHFKRVNDTHGHDVGDRVLKHVAQLTQRTCRREDLAGRAGGEEFLVVLPATNEEQAKVVAERLRTSLAGSPVKGADVSVTASFGVAERATGESLDSLLHRVDRALYAAKHGGRNRTELASCLDPEASEEPALAQPVTSAASADGP; this is encoded by the coding sequence ATGGCTGAAGTGGTGCGCGCGAATCCCCCGGACGAGGCAAGAAGACCAGACAGCGGGGCCCAGGACTTCTCCCTGCAGCACCTGATGCGCCGCGCGCTCGACGCCGCCAGCACCCTCGAGCTCCGAGCGCGAGAAGACCAGGTCTTTCGCTCCGTGACGGAGCAGATCAACTCCGGCGTCTACCTCGACGAGGTGGCGAACCACATCTACGAGTCGTTCCGGGACCTGATCCCCTACGACCGCATCGGACTGGCGTTGCTCGAGCAGGACGACCGCGTGCTCCGCGCGCGCTGGGCACGAGCCGAGTACGCACCCGGTGGGATTGGCCGTGGCTTCGCCGCGCCGATGAAGGGCAGCAGCCTCCAGCGCATCCTCGAGACCCGGCAGCCACGCATCATCAACGACCTCGAGGCCTATCTCGCGGCCAACCCCCATTCGGTATCCACGGCCAAGATCCGAACGGAGGGCGTGCAGTCGAGCTTGACTTGTCCCCTCGTCGCTGCCGGCCGTCCAGTTGGCTTCTTGTTCTTCTCCAGCCTGCAACGCGCCACCTACGAGGCGGTACACGTCGAGCTGTTTCAGGGGATCGCCAACTTGCTCTCGGTGGTCGTGGAGCGCGCCCACACGCTGGAAAATCTGGCCAGCCTGAACCAGGAGCTGGCGACGAAGAACCGGGAGCTGCGCCGCGCCAACGCCCGGGTTCGCCACATGACCGTCACCGATCCGCTGACCCGGATCGCCAATCGCCGAGGACTGACGACCGCCCTGAAGATGGCGGCTTCGTTCTCGGACCGCCGCGGGGTCCCACTATCCGTCGTCAGCTTCGACGTCGACCACTTCAAACGAGTGAACGACACCCACGGACACGACGTCGGCGACCGCGTGCTCAAACACGTCGCGCAACTGACCCAGCGCACTTGCCGCCGAGAAGATCTGGCGGGGCGCGCCGGCGGCGAGGAGTTTCTGGTGGTGTTACCGGCGACCAACGAAGAGCAGGCGAAGGTCGTCGCGGAGCGTCTGCGAACCAGCCTGGCAGGCTCGCCGGTGAAGGGCGCAGACGTCAGCGTGACCGCGAGCTTCGGCGTCGCCGAGCGCGCGACCGGCGAGAGCCTCGACTCACTCCTGCATCGGGTGGATCGCGCGCTGTATGCGGCAAAACACGGCGGACGGAATCGGACCGAGCTCGCGTCGTGCCTCGACCCGGAGGCGTCGGAGGAACCCGCTCTCGCCCAGCCGGTAACCTCGGCTGCGAGCGCAGACGGTCCGTGA